Proteins encoded in a region of the Saccharothrix ecbatanensis genome:
- a CDS encoding RICIN domain-containing protein → MSPHHLTSWRALSVLLFTALLALGAVSPTRPPAATAQAAPDVTYVLITNRATGLLVDGMGRTTDGAAAAQYSRSASHNQQWVLEDADGYVRIRNRATGRYLDGMGRTANGSVCGQWPDSGSSSQQWTREAVGTYAKFKNRATGLYLDGAGKTANGDEVKQYGRSGSHNQQWFVAEPETILLDGANVKADNVNGLTFKGFGLLSANSTSALLMDYKAQHPDKYLEMLKILFGGPNPVLTNVKIEMGNDRNNSTGPDAATMRWETEEPNVKRQPGFQLAADAKKLNPDIKVSILRWNAPAWADSNDKIYTWYKKSILTTYRTYGYMVDYVNPGVNEHGADLDWSKRYAELVRTDTTGFADSTEQALYRRIGVVISDEVGLGSFGDDMTSDASLRDAIAVAAYHYHTDDTGAGDFKRLAESFDKEVWNSEAQATFGNSAFRPNNNMKDPTVAGTGVGGRFGALEMANTAIKGFTNSRRTNFIYQPAIGSFYEGGQYSYKELISARDPWSGWMHYDLAIDMLRHFSWFAKTGWENADNTAGIWRAVPRASYTGVSGVNAVNGRNGAPSYLTLAAPDKKNFSTVFVNDSEFTQTYRLKTVDMGYTGSPSLERWESRAADAGKAFNSNYLKHIGNLSADTSGTYVVTVKPYSALTVTTLANSTNPAFTTPLPVEGERTVLDTDKTGAGRDTSDNVLYADKFDYTGKTVPVIGADGRINGTEDFITSRGGAKSAIPLYTGDHNGAFEAYLPDGSKNYVLRQQIDRSITGVGGAWIKGDPITRIGDSRWLDYKAGVDVSFENNSTQSGANYAMIGVRQQHGDVGAPYRLKFWFDGGWQLLVDNRAVAGGNVVSGEGGVTIPGFDTAHNAWHNLSVQVAGNKVTAYLDGAVLASHTDTNRKLSGRVELGSGFYHTRFDNLKVERVEGNVGYYTELLDNLEMHDLSEAPATKLRYGGAWAHESGKSMFNIQRSLSTSQSAGATLTYAFTGTGLDVLGPNDGSAVLEVTVDGKVVDPSATTWAAAEFYQTFTLRGLTNGAHTVQVKVLEGVLVVDAVAVVPA, encoded by the coding sequence ATGTCCCCTCACCACCTCACGTCCTGGCGGGCGTTGAGCGTGCTGCTGTTCACGGCGCTGCTCGCGCTGGGAGCGGTGTCACCGACCAGACCGCCCGCCGCCACCGCGCAAGCCGCACCCGACGTCACGTACGTCCTGATCACCAACCGGGCCACCGGCCTGCTCGTCGACGGCATGGGACGCACGACGGACGGAGCGGCTGCCGCGCAGTACAGTCGTTCCGCCAGCCACAACCAGCAATGGGTACTCGAGGACGCTGACGGCTACGTGCGGATCAGGAACCGGGCGACCGGTCGGTACCTGGACGGCATGGGCCGCACCGCCAACGGGTCCGTGTGCGGGCAGTGGCCCGACTCCGGCTCGTCCAGCCAGCAGTGGACCCGGGAAGCGGTCGGCACCTACGCCAAGTTCAAGAACCGCGCCACGGGGCTCTACCTGGACGGGGCGGGAAAGACGGCGAACGGCGACGAGGTGAAGCAGTACGGCCGTTCCGGCAGCCACAACCAGCAGTGGTTCGTGGCGGAACCCGAGACCATCCTCCTGGACGGCGCGAACGTCAAGGCGGACAACGTCAACGGCCTGACCTTCAAGGGGTTCGGGCTGCTGAGCGCCAACAGCACGAGCGCGCTGCTGATGGACTACAAGGCCCAGCACCCCGACAAGTACCTGGAGATGCTGAAGATCCTGTTCGGCGGCCCGAACCCGGTCCTGACGAACGTCAAGATCGAGATGGGCAACGACCGGAACAACTCCACCGGGCCTGACGCGGCGACCATGCGCTGGGAGACCGAGGAGCCCAACGTCAAGCGCCAGCCGGGCTTCCAGCTCGCAGCCGACGCCAAGAAGCTCAACCCGGACATCAAGGTGTCCATCCTGCGGTGGAACGCACCGGCGTGGGCGGACTCCAACGACAAGATCTACACCTGGTACAAGAAGTCGATCCTGACTACCTACCGCACGTACGGGTACATGGTCGACTACGTCAACCCGGGCGTCAACGAGCACGGCGCCGACTTGGACTGGTCGAAGCGGTACGCCGAACTCGTCAGGACGGACACCACCGGTTTCGCCGACTCCACCGAACAAGCCCTGTACCGCAGGATCGGCGTGGTGATCTCCGACGAGGTCGGGCTCGGCTCGTTCGGTGACGACATGACCAGCGACGCCTCTCTGAGGGACGCGATCGCGGTGGCCGCGTACCACTACCACACCGACGACACGGGCGCGGGTGACTTCAAGCGGCTCGCGGAGTCGTTCGACAAGGAGGTCTGGAACAGCGAGGCGCAGGCGACGTTCGGCAACTCGGCGTTCCGGCCCAACAACAACATGAAGGACCCCACCGTTGCCGGGACCGGTGTGGGCGGTCGGTTCGGCGCCTTGGAAATGGCCAACACCGCCATCAAGGGGTTCACCAACTCCCGCCGGACGAACTTCATCTACCAGCCCGCGATCGGATCGTTCTACGAAGGCGGGCAGTACAGCTACAAGGAGTTGATCAGCGCTCGCGACCCGTGGTCGGGCTGGATGCACTACGACCTGGCCATCGACATGCTGCGGCACTTCAGTTGGTTCGCGAAGACCGGCTGGGAGAACGCGGACAACACCGCGGGTATCTGGCGGGCCGTGCCCAGGGCCAGCTACACCGGGGTCAGTGGCGTGAACGCGGTCAACGGGCGTAACGGCGCGCCGAGCTACCTGACGCTGGCCGCGCCGGACAAGAAGAACTTCTCGACGGTCTTCGTCAACGACAGCGAGTTCACGCAGACCTATCGGCTCAAGACGGTCGACATGGGCTACACGGGTTCGCCTTCGCTGGAGCGGTGGGAGAGCCGCGCGGCCGACGCGGGCAAAGCCTTCAACAGCAACTATCTCAAGCACATCGGCAACCTGTCCGCCGACACGAGCGGCACGTACGTCGTGACCGTGAAACCCTACTCGGCGCTGACCGTCACAACGTTGGCGAACAGCACGAATCCCGCGTTCACGACGCCGTTGCCCGTCGAGGGCGAGCGCACCGTACTCGACACCGACAAGACCGGTGCGGGCCGGGACACGTCCGACAATGTGCTTTACGCGGACAAGTTCGACTACACCGGGAAGACCGTCCCGGTCATCGGCGCAGACGGCCGGATCAACGGCACCGAGGACTTCATTACGTCCCGCGGCGGGGCCAAGAGCGCGATCCCGCTCTACACGGGTGACCACAACGGCGCGTTCGAGGCGTACCTCCCGGACGGGTCGAAGAACTACGTGCTGCGCCAACAGATCGACCGGTCCATCACAGGTGTGGGTGGGGCGTGGATCAAGGGAGACCCGATCACCAGGATCGGCGACAGCCGGTGGCTCGACTACAAGGCCGGCGTGGATGTCTCGTTCGAGAACAACAGCACCCAGTCCGGCGCCAACTACGCCATGATCGGGGTTCGCCAGCAGCACGGTGACGTCGGCGCGCCGTACCGGTTGAAGTTCTGGTTCGACGGAGGCTGGCAGCTACTGGTCGACAACCGCGCGGTGGCCGGCGGCAACGTCGTCAGCGGTGAGGGAGGCGTGACGATCCCGGGCTTCGACACCGCGCACAACGCTTGGCACAACCTCTCCGTGCAGGTGGCCGGGAACAAGGTGACCGCGTACCTGGACGGTGCCGTGCTGGCCTCCCACACCGACACGAACCGGAAGCTGTCCGGCCGGGTCGAGCTCGGGAGCGGTTTCTACCACACCCGGTTCGACAACCTGAAGGTCGAAAGGGTCGAAGGCAACGTGGGCTACTACACCGAACTGCTGGACAACTTGGAGATGCACGACCTGTCGGAGGCGCCTGCCACCAAACTCCGCTACGGCGGCGCGTGGGCCCACGAGAGCGGCAAGAGCATGTTCAACATCCAGCGCAGCCTGTCCACGAGCCAATCGGCGGGCGCAACCCTGACCTACGCCTTCACCGGGACCGGCCTTGACGTCCTTGGTCCCAACGACGGCTCGGCGGTCCTGGAGGTCACCGTGGACGGGAAGGTGGTCGACCCGTCGGCCACTACGTGGGCCGCGGCGGAGTTCTACCAGACGTTCACCCTCCGCGGTCTGACCAATGGCGCGCACACAGTGCAGGTCAAGGTGCTTGAGGGTGTGCTCGTCGTCGACGCGGTGGCGGTCGTCCCCGCGTAG
- a CDS encoding family 43 glycosylhydrolase, producing MSTIRRRLTARLRAVVLALGVGALLTTVPTAARADLAGDVGPMHDPTIARSGDCYYVVSSLDGFPIRRSCTGLDGPWSVIGKVFPDGSPSWLKSYLNTTDPKFEWAPSIDQVNGVWRVYYAGTTYGSQTSAIGLATATNIEGPWTDQGEVLRSRARMAYNAIDPDTAWTVVNGKRVTPYLVWGSWWTGLYIRQLGTDGKFAPNTPEVHIASRPNGAIEAASIVHRDGYYHLFASFDICCKGANSSYRVMYGRSRSITGPYLDRNGVDMLDGGGTQLIASYGNVRGPGHQDVFDDNGTFRIVHHYYDSTRDTGPFDAHMQIRDLAWTSDGWPQLLGPSTELGGTGKAIVNQHSRLCLDDWEWNTTPGATVRMYTCNGSNAQQWHVSNPGASNNGYATIVNRHSGLCLDNWEGDTTPGAPVAQYTCNRLHTQDHRLEDVGDGWFRIRNRHNNLCLDNWEWNTSPGAEVRWHTCNDHAVQRWRIS from the coding sequence ATGTCCACGATACGTCGACGCCTGACTGCCCGCTTACGAGCCGTGGTGCTCGCTTTGGGTGTCGGTGCGCTGTTGACCACCGTGCCGACCGCCGCCCGTGCCGACCTGGCCGGCGACGTGGGGCCGATGCACGACCCCACGATCGCCCGCTCCGGCGACTGCTACTACGTCGTCTCAAGTCTCGACGGCTTCCCGATCCGGCGCTCCTGCACCGGTCTGGACGGTCCCTGGTCGGTGATCGGCAAGGTGTTCCCGGACGGGTCACCGAGCTGGCTCAAGTCCTACCTGAACACCACCGACCCGAAGTTCGAGTGGGCACCCAGCATCGACCAGGTGAACGGCGTCTGGCGGGTGTACTACGCCGGCACCACGTACGGCAGCCAGACATCCGCCATCGGCCTCGCCACGGCCACGAACATCGAAGGTCCCTGGACCGACCAAGGCGAGGTCCTTCGCTCGCGGGCGCGCATGGCCTACAACGCGATCGACCCCGACACTGCCTGGACGGTCGTCAACGGCAAGCGGGTCACGCCGTACCTCGTGTGGGGCTCGTGGTGGACCGGCCTGTACATCCGGCAGTTGGGCACGGACGGCAAGTTCGCGCCGAACACCCCCGAGGTCCACATCGCCAGTCGGCCGAACGGCGCGATCGAAGCCGCATCGATCGTCCACCGCGACGGCTACTACCACCTGTTCGCATCCTTCGACATCTGCTGCAAGGGCGCGAACAGCAGCTACCGCGTCATGTACGGCCGATCGAGGTCGATCACCGGCCCGTACCTCGACCGCAACGGTGTCGACATGCTCGACGGCGGCGGCACGCAGCTCATCGCGAGCTACGGCAACGTACGTGGACCGGGCCACCAGGACGTGTTCGACGACAACGGCACGTTCCGCATCGTGCACCACTACTACGACTCCACCCGGGACACCGGCCCCTTCGACGCCCACATGCAGATCCGCGATCTCGCGTGGACGAGCGACGGCTGGCCGCAACTCCTCGGCCCGTCGACCGAACTCGGCGGGACCGGCAAGGCGATCGTCAACCAGCACAGCCGTCTGTGCCTGGACGACTGGGAGTGGAACACCACTCCCGGCGCCACCGTACGCATGTACACCTGCAACGGGTCGAACGCGCAGCAGTGGCACGTCAGCAACCCCGGCGCGTCGAACAACGGCTACGCCACCATCGTCAACCGCCACAGCGGTCTGTGCCTCGACAACTGGGAGGGTGACACCACACCGGGAGCTCCGGTGGCGCAGTACACCTGCAACCGCCTCCACACCCAGGACCACAGGCTGGAAGACGTCGGCGACGGCTGGTTCCGCATCCGCAACCGCCACAACAACCTCTGCCTGGACAACTGGGAGTGGAACACCAGTCCCGGCGCCGAAGTGCGCTGGCACACCTGCAACGACCACGCCGTGCAGCGCTGGCGCATTTCGTAA
- a CDS encoding glycoside hydrolase family 43 protein, whose product MSRALTRLGALLAAIALLFTSWSVTTDRRAEALESFTGYLMVHFTGEHANGQQIYFTHSDDGLHWTELNNGAPVLLSTIGTRGVRDPALVRSPDGDRYWIIATDLRIGEDTSWSDAIHRGSKSLVVWESTDLVTWSHPRLLDVAGNISGAGSAWAPEAIHNPATGDYVLYWATNTTLNDVKKHRIYYARTKDFRSITTPVLYIDRPGTQGIIDTQIVEVPGSVGGYRYYRASGDGQITVEASNSILGSWTRLGDLSHMDITGRQVEGPMWMKFNDRTEWALWLDQYSSGRGYMPVTSTNLGSTANFKTTGDYGLGGARKRHGSILNLTAAEEGRVLAKWGATTPINRIQSYNHQDRYVRHSNFDVRIDSDVSPAKDAQFRVVPGLVGTGTVSIQSVNFPGYYLRHTNFDFVLAPDDGTSVFRADATFRQVDGLASSDWSSFRSYNFPDRYIRHYAYQLRLDPITNSVARADATFRLTT is encoded by the coding sequence ATGTCACGAGCACTGACACGGCTAGGCGCGCTGCTGGCCGCCATAGCCCTGCTGTTCACCTCCTGGTCGGTGACGACCGACCGGCGAGCGGAGGCGCTGGAGTCGTTCACCGGCTACCTGATGGTCCACTTCACCGGCGAGCACGCCAACGGCCAGCAGATCTACTTCACCCACAGCGACGACGGCCTGCACTGGACCGAACTCAACAACGGCGCACCCGTCCTGCTGTCCACCATCGGCACGCGTGGCGTGCGCGACCCCGCGCTCGTCCGCTCTCCCGACGGCGACCGCTACTGGATCATCGCCACCGACCTGCGCATCGGCGAAGACACGTCGTGGAGCGACGCGATCCACCGAGGCAGCAAGTCCCTGGTCGTCTGGGAGTCCACCGACCTGGTCACGTGGTCCCACCCACGGCTGCTCGACGTCGCCGGCAACATCTCCGGTGCGGGCAGCGCTTGGGCGCCGGAGGCCATTCACAACCCCGCCACCGGCGACTACGTGCTGTACTGGGCCACGAACACAACGCTCAACGACGTCAAGAAGCACCGCATCTACTACGCCCGCACCAAGGACTTCCGGTCGATCACCACGCCGGTGCTCTACATCGACCGGCCTGGGACCCAAGGCATCATCGACACCCAGATCGTCGAGGTGCCGGGCAGCGTCGGCGGCTACCGCTACTACCGGGCGTCCGGGGACGGCCAGATCACCGTCGAAGCGTCCAACTCCATCCTCGGCTCCTGGACCAGGCTCGGCGACCTGTCCCACATGGACATCACGGGCCGCCAGGTCGAAGGCCCGATGTGGATGAAGTTCAACGACCGCACCGAGTGGGCGCTCTGGCTGGACCAGTACTCCAGCGGTCGCGGCTACATGCCCGTCACCTCCACGAACCTCGGCAGCACCGCCAACTTCAAGACGACCGGCGACTACGGCCTGGGCGGCGCCCGCAAGCGCCACGGCTCCATCCTCAACCTCACCGCGGCCGAGGAGGGCCGGGTGCTGGCCAAGTGGGGCGCGACCACGCCGATCAACCGCATCCAGTCCTACAACCACCAGGACCGCTACGTCCGGCACAGCAACTTCGACGTGCGCATCGACTCGGACGTCAGCCCGGCCAAGGACGCCCAGTTCCGCGTGGTGCCCGGCCTGGTGGGCACCGGCACGGTGTCGATCCAGTCGGTCAACTTCCCCGGCTACTACCTGCGGCACACCAACTTCGACTTCGTCCTGGCGCCCGACGACGGCACCTCGGTCTTCAGGGCCGACGCGACCTTCCGCCAGGTGGACGGGCTCGCTTCGTCGGACTGGTCGTCGTTCCGGTCCTACAACTTCCCCGACCGCTACATCCGCCACTACGCCTACCAGCTCCGGCTCGACCCGATCACCAACTCGGTCGCCCGCGCCGACGCCACCTTCCGATTGACAACCTGA
- a CDS encoding glycoside hydrolase family 43 protein, with amino-acid sequence MALSTASPIHAAPGTSAAPAAAATDAAYVMGYFKESLKGSGNVNAVHFAVSDDGLEWTPLNDNDAILTPTAGTKGIRDPFLHRLNNGTWALVATDIPAGGSFTKPNPNIHVWTSSDLVSWSDDRLITVNKVNPDSYSWAPAIHWDAQRQAYGITFSTVPEGYDHSVIMVVYTTDFVTATEPEVFHDTGSGIIDSHLVTGVGGYNYLYYKDNATRKLVGARSTSVAAGSFTHYTASAGQNACTEAPTLVKSLKEDTWWLWGDTFCPNAKFDVWQGDLAAGTWSKLGRQSYTAPLNAKHNTIHPITTADRDRLLANYGGTSWNRLKSLNYPGHYVRHANYVGTISEQPFEPYQDSQWRLVAGLSDAKGMSFESVNFPGYYLRHENFEVKLVRNDGTSRFAADATFHRVAGLADANWSSFRAATHPTRYLRHSNLVLRIDEITTATGRADATFRVGY; translated from the coding sequence ATGGCCTTGAGCACGGCGTCACCCATCCACGCGGCACCGGGAACGAGCGCCGCCCCGGCGGCGGCCGCGACCGATGCCGCCTATGTCATGGGTTACTTCAAGGAGTCCCTCAAGGGTTCGGGCAACGTCAACGCGGTCCACTTCGCCGTGAGCGACGACGGTCTGGAGTGGACACCCCTCAACGACAACGACGCGATCCTCACCCCGACCGCGGGGACGAAGGGCATCCGCGACCCGTTCCTGCACCGGCTCAACAACGGCACGTGGGCCTTGGTCGCCACGGACATCCCCGCGGGCGGGTCGTTCACCAAGCCCAACCCCAACATCCACGTCTGGACCTCATCCGACCTGGTGAGCTGGTCGGATGACCGGCTGATCACGGTCAACAAGGTCAACCCGGATTCGTACAGCTGGGCGCCCGCCATCCACTGGGACGCCCAACGCCAGGCCTACGGCATCACGTTCTCGACCGTGCCGGAAGGCTACGACCACTCGGTGATCATGGTCGTCTACACGACCGATTTCGTCACCGCCACCGAGCCGGAGGTCTTCCACGACACCGGATCGGGCATCATCGACTCGCACCTGGTGACCGGTGTGGGTGGCTACAACTACCTGTACTACAAGGACAACGCCACCCGCAAGCTCGTCGGCGCGCGTTCGACGTCCGTGGCTGCGGGCAGCTTCACCCACTACACCGCCAGCGCGGGCCAGAACGCGTGCACGGAGGCGCCGACGCTGGTCAAGTCCCTGAAGGAGGACACCTGGTGGCTGTGGGGCGACACGTTCTGCCCCAACGCCAAGTTCGACGTGTGGCAGGGCGACCTCGCCGCGGGCACGTGGTCCAAGCTCGGCCGTCAGTCCTACACCGCGCCGCTCAACGCCAAGCACAACACCATCCACCCGATCACCACCGCCGACCGTGACCGGCTGCTCGCCAACTACGGCGGCACCAGCTGGAACCGGCTGAAGTCGCTCAACTACCCCGGCCACTACGTCCGGCACGCGAACTACGTCGGCACCATCAGCGAGCAGCCGTTCGAGCCCTACCAGGACTCCCAGTGGCGGCTGGTCGCCGGGTTGTCCGACGCGAAGGGCATGTCCTTCGAGTCGGTCAACTTCCCCGGCTACTACCTGCGGCACGAGAACTTCGAGGTGAAGCTCGTCCGCAACGACGGGACGTCCCGCTTCGCCGCCGACGCCACGTTCCACCGGGTCGCCGGGCTCGCCGACGCGAACTGGTCGTCGTTCCGCGCCGCCACCCACCCGACCCGTTACCTGCGGCACTCCAACCTCGTCCTGAGGATCGACGAGATCACCACGGCGACCGGTCGAGCGGACGCAACCTTCCGCGTCGGCTACTGA
- a CDS encoding family 43 glycosylhydrolase, with amino-acid sequence MDKARDTNTGGEPIDPMVFTDTDGSAYLYFGGARQPRVVRLDSDMVSTAGSITDVVLDGSTRFAEAPHIRKVGDTCYERDFACPRYVDA; translated from the coding sequence ATCGACAAGGCCCGCGACACCAACACCGGCGGGGAACCCATCGACCCGATGGTGTTCACCGACACCGACGGCTCCGCCTACCTGTACTTCGGCGGAGCCCGCCAGCCCAGGGTCGTGCGCCTGGACTCCGACATGGTCTCCACGGCCGGATCGATCACCGACGTGGTGCTCGACGGCTCCACCCGGTTCGCCGAGGCCCCTCACATTCGCAAGGTCGGCGACACCTGCTACGAAAGGGACTTCGCATGTCCACGATACGTCGACGCCTGA